One Ethanoligenens harbinense YUAN-3 genomic window carries:
- a CDS encoding AbrB/MazE/SpoVT family DNA-binding domain-containing protein, with amino-acid sequence MPGIVRNIDQNGHLVIPKGVRKTLGIPEGTCLEVWVDRNRIILRKQKEAHNEP; translated from the coding sequence ATGCCGGGTATCGTGCGAAATATCGATCAGAATGGTCACCTGGTAATTCCAAAAGGTGTGCGCAAAACCTTGGGTATTCCCGAGGGTACGTGCCTGGAGGTATGGGTGGACCGGAATAGGATCATTCTACGGAAACAAAAGGAAGCTCACAATGAGCCTTAA
- the tnpA gene encoding IS66 family insertion sequence element accessory protein TnpA, whose protein sequence is MDTQKIAREFRLSEWGEAVKERIAGGQSVDAFCEEKNISKATYYYRQKKVREAACMELMEKQKRGTGLVPDGWTQLTEAKSVTAGEGTLDIEIAGCHILANAQTDLELLARVCRILRSL, encoded by the coding sequence ATGGATACGCAAAAAATCGCGAGGGAGTTCCGGCTATCAGAGTGGGGCGAGGCGGTAAAGGAGCGAATAGCTGGCGGGCAGAGCGTGGACGCATTTTGCGAAGAAAAAAACATCAGCAAGGCCACCTATTACTACAGGCAGAAAAAAGTACGGGAAGCTGCCTGCATGGAGCTTATGGAGAAACAAAAGCGCGGAACCGGGCTTGTGCCGGACGGCTGGACGCAGCTTACGGAAGCAAAATCTGTTACTGCCGGCGAAGGCACCCTAGACATTGAAATCGCCGGCTGCCATATCCTTGCAAATGCCCAAACCGACCTGGAATTGCTGGCGAGAGTCTGCCGCATCCTGAGATCGCTGTGA
- a CDS encoding leucine-rich repeat domain-containing protein, whose translation MCKMVIEDGVLKEYEGAKAVVTVPNGVHTIGCRAFAQCDSIQSIHLPEGLTTIGIGAFENCKALREVFLPSTVTLIEDQPFSSCVSLKKIEVATGNKQFRSTDDILFSRDFTTLLRYPPARRYIDYTIPHGVRTIADGAFQECANLAALFIPCSVTKLGSESFCYCSQLHTVMLSSGITVIPYFAFSDCSNLEYIALPDNLKKIEEGAFSGTGLKYIQIPDTVEEIEFDAFADCLALDDIKVGSHTEMDTHAMHIYGDD comes from the coding sequence ATGTGCAAGATGGTAATTGAAGATGGAGTACTGAAGGAATATGAGGGTGCCAAGGCAGTGGTCACGGTTCCCAATGGCGTACACACAATCGGTTGCAGGGCGTTTGCTCAATGCGACAGTATACAAAGCATTCATTTACCGGAAGGGCTGACCACGATCGGAATCGGTGCGTTTGAAAATTGCAAAGCCTTGAGAGAGGTCTTTCTCCCTTCCACAGTGACGCTAATTGAGGATCAGCCGTTTTCCAGTTGCGTCTCCCTCAAAAAAATAGAGGTCGCAACTGGAAATAAGCAGTTTCGGTCAACGGACGACATCTTGTTCAGCCGGGATTTCACAACACTTCTCAGATATCCTCCCGCAAGGCGTTATATAGATTACACGATACCACACGGTGTTCGGACAATTGCTGATGGTGCGTTTCAAGAATGCGCAAATCTGGCAGCGCTCTTTATTCCGTGCAGCGTGACAAAATTGGGAAGCGAGTCTTTTTGCTATTGCAGCCAACTACACACGGTCATGCTTTCAAGCGGCATTACGGTAATTCCTTATTTCGCATTCTCTGACTGCAGCAATCTAGAGTATATTGCATTGCCAGACAATCTAAAAAAAATAGAAGAGGGTGCATTCTCCGGAACGGGGTTGAAATATATCCAAATTCCGGACACTGTCGAAGAAATCGAATTCGATGCCTTTGCCGATTGCTTGGCACTGGATGACATAAAGGTAGGTTCCCATACCGAAATGGACACCCACGCAATGCACATTTACGGCGATGACTGA
- a CDS encoding GNAT family N-acetyltransferase, whose product MFRCKKEIEELRKSNEEQKKLICKQSILLKDHQVLLENADRIQQEGDFHLYIQDGHLHYIQIKPEKTDFVYTVTFSVYRLSQHYYSSGAWISQAVGNIVMCQDTDFPYKTNNTFDLTSLDTIPDYQRQGHASHLISAILSFSYEHKVQLVSGDLYAETPIGIDNLRNFYQKNGFKVGKSSFSMALK is encoded by the coding sequence TTGTTCCGTTGCAAAAAGGAAATTGAAGAGCTTAGAAAAAGCAATGAGGAACAAAAGAAACTGATATGCAAGCAATCTATCCTGTTGAAGGATCATCAGGTGCTTTTGGAAAACGCCGATCGCATACAGCAAGAGGGTGACTTCCATCTATACATCCAAGACGGACATTTGCATTACATACAGATCAAACCGGAAAAAACGGATTTTGTTTATACAGTAACATTTTCTGTTTACAGACTGAGTCAACACTATTATTCCTCTGGAGCCTGGATTTCACAAGCGGTGGGTAATATAGTAATGTGCCAAGATACTGATTTTCCTTATAAAACCAATAATACGTTTGATCTTACAAGCTTAGATACCATACCTGATTACCAAAGGCAAGGTCATGCCAGCCATTTGATTTCTGCGATTCTTTCATTTTCTTATGAGCACAAAGTTCAATTGGTCTCGGGAGACTTATATGCAGAAACACCTATCGGAATAGATAATTTGAGGAATTTTTATCAGAAAAATGGATTTAAGGTAGGGAAAAGCTCATTTAGTATGGCACTAAAATAG
- a CDS encoding single-stranded DNA-binding protein has product MLNVVALNGRLTADPELRHTSNDIAVTSFSLAVDRSYSRSSTERQTDFIDIVCWRNTAEFASKYFHKGQLIAVEGSIQTRSYTDRDGNKRRALEVVANNVHFAEPKRAAERPAGSSEGNATDDPLPPPPVAGDSRDFVEIDVTDDLPF; this is encoded by the coding sequence ATGCTTAATGTAGTAGCACTCAACGGTCGGTTGACCGCCGACCCGGAACTCCGGCACACCAGCAACGACATCGCCGTTACATCCTTTTCCCTGGCGGTAGACCGCAGCTATTCCCGTTCCAGCACGGAGCGTCAGACGGATTTTATCGACATCGTTTGTTGGCGCAACACTGCTGAGTTTGCCAGCAAGTATTTTCACAAAGGCCAGCTGATCGCGGTGGAAGGGTCTATCCAGACCCGCAGTTACACCGATCGGGACGGCAACAAACGCAGGGCGCTTGAAGTGGTCGCAAATAACGTGCATTTTGCAGAGCCGAAAAGAGCTGCTGAAAGACCTGCGGGGAGCTCAGAGGGCAATGCCACGGATGATCCCCTTCCTCCTCCCCCGGTTGCTGGTGACAGCAGAGATTTCGTAGAGATCGACGTGACAGATGATTTACCGTTCTGA
- a CDS encoding tyrosine-type recombinase/integrase: MPVPKPNKDGYYKKTLTVGKNPDGSAKLEIIRSKSYQEFKKLVREAENRRDHGYDFDAKDISVAEWAYKWLEIYKKPTVRDHCYQTYEINLRLHILPHIGHLKIADVKPFHLQEIMNGQQGKSSSNTDKIRFAIRQVFHRAFLNGIILKDVSEGLHMPETVEGERRPLTPEEKAAVLRVAETHRAGLWVMVMLFSGLRPEETVPLMWSDVSFTEGKETITVSRAVEWVNGRAKIKGLKGKDKKKGKEKERTIPIPGELVEKLKAAPHRGLYVFTPEQSTGMLTQTNVRRLWHSFKRELDIALG, translated from the coding sequence ATGCCTGTTCCTAAGCCTAATAAAGACGGATACTACAAAAAGACACTGACTGTTGGTAAAAATCCAGACGGTTCAGCGAAACTTGAGATTATTCGTTCAAAATCCTATCAGGAGTTTAAGAAACTTGTGCGAGAGGCAGAGAACCGGAGAGATCATGGGTACGATTTTGACGCAAAAGATATCTCAGTTGCGGAATGGGCATATAAATGGCTCGAGATTTATAAGAAGCCGACAGTTAGAGATCATTGTTATCAGACTTACGAGATTAATCTGCGATTACATATTCTTCCACACATCGGACATCTGAAAATTGCGGATGTAAAGCCATTTCACTTGCAAGAGATAATGAATGGCCAACAAGGGAAAAGCAGCAGTAATACTGATAAAATCCGCTTTGCCATTCGTCAAGTATTTCATCGGGCCTTTTTAAATGGCATCATTCTCAAGGATGTGTCCGAAGGGTTACACATGCCTGAAACTGTTGAGGGGGAGCGTCGCCCACTTACACCGGAAGAAAAGGCAGCGGTGTTGCGTGTTGCGGAAACACACAGGGCGGGGCTGTGGGTGATGGTCATGCTCTTCTCAGGGTTGCGGCCAGAAGAGACGGTCCCTCTGATGTGGAGCGATGTGTCTTTTACAGAGGGCAAGGAAACGATCACAGTTAGTAGGGCTGTTGAATGGGTGAATGGCCGTGCGAAAATAAAGGGCCTAAAGGGCAAAGATAAGAAAAAGGGCAAAGAAAAGGAGCGCACCATTCCGATACCAGGTGAGCTCGTTGAAAAGTTAAAGGCAGCCCCGCACAGAGGGCTTTACGTTTTTACTCCGGAACAGTCAACGGGGATGCTTACCCAAACGAACGTCCGTCGTTTGTGGCACTCTTTCAAACGGGAACTGGATATTGCATTAGGGTAA
- a CDS encoding helix-turn-helix domain-containing protein yields the protein MPRVNFKGYLAPAKEHLPSDLEVVVATYGPYLSLNDAATCIKRDRRTVEKLIKSGDIPASRTSKSGFYIIAATDLVRFIHKSKIACN from the coding sequence ATGCCAAGAGTCAACTTTAAAGGATATCTCGCTCCTGCAAAAGAACACTTACCGTCAGATCTGGAGGTCGTTGTCGCCACATATGGGCCATACCTCTCACTTAACGATGCTGCTACTTGTATCAAGCGTGATCGCCGTACCGTAGAAAAACTGATAAAGTCAGGTGATATTCCCGCTTCACGGACCAGCAAGAGTGGCTTTTACATCATCGCAGCGACCGATTTGGTGAGGTTTATACACAAATCTAAAATTGCCTGCAATTAA
- a CDS encoding helix-turn-helix domain-containing protein yields the protein MTTSQILKEYIKNNGISISFIARKSGMSRELLRRSLEGSRNLKADEFVKICKTLSLEDLNYFTAKL from the coding sequence TTGACTACGTCTCAAATTCTTAAAGAATATATTAAGAATAATGGAATTAGTATAAGTTTCATAGCCAGAAAATCCGGCATGTCTCGTGAATTGTTGCGGCGTTCACTTGAAGGATCTCGCAATCTTAAAGCGGATGAGTTTGTGAAAATTTGTAAGACACTCTCCTTGGAGGACTTAAACTATTTTACTGCAAAATTATGA
- a CDS encoding helix-turn-helix transcriptional regulator has product MIKQVLAERLKYFRIKNKLTANQVGVMIGKSGKTVNAWEHCHGQPDADTLLRLCKIYSISNINELYGKPFELEESVDSTSCDSDNIRISNIDLHLLSLFHQLNNAGKEAVLTAAEGAVMNSKYVSKSSKETTSTEIDNENHA; this is encoded by the coding sequence TTGATTAAACAAGTTCTGGCCGAAAGACTCAAGTATTTTAGAATCAAAAACAAATTGACAGCAAATCAAGTGGGAGTCATGATAGGCAAAAGCGGTAAAACAGTTAATGCATGGGAACATTGCCATGGACAACCTGATGCCGATACACTTTTGCGCTTATGCAAAATCTATTCAATTAGCAATATAAATGAACTTTATGGTAAACCTTTTGAACTTGAAGAGTCTGTGGATTCAACATCATGTGACAGCGATAACATCAGAATTAGCAATATAGATCTACATCTATTGTCTTTATTTCATCAACTAAATAATGCAGGAAAAGAGGCAGTACTGACCGCAGCTGAAGGTGCAGTCATGAATTCCAAGTATGTGAGTAAAAGTTCCAAAGAAACCACTTCAACAGAGATTGATAACGAGAACCATGCATAG